Proteins encoded by one window of Phenylobacterium soli:
- the gltA gene encoding citrate synthase, with the protein MGDTAKIDIGGKAVDVPVLKGTMGPDVLDIRKVYAEADVFTYDPGFTSTASCESKITFIDGDKGVLLHRGYPIDQLAEQSSFLEVCYLLLHGELPNAAQFTEFEHNITYHTMLHDQFDRFFQGFRRDAHPMAIMVGAVGALSAFYHDSTNVDDPEQRMISAHRMIAKMPTIAARAFKYFRGQPFVHPRNELSYAENFLRMCFSVPAEDWKGNPVLTRAMDRIMILHADHEQNASTSTVRNAGSSGANPFACVAAGIACLWGPAHGGANEEALNMLTEIGTVDRIPEYVQGVKDRRYRLMGFGHRVYKNYDPRAKVMQKTCYEVLNEVGHKDDPLLKVALELEKIALNDDYFVQRKLYPNVDFYSGITLRALGFPPEMFTVLFAVARTVGWIAQWKEMIEDPAQKISRPRQLYTGAPQRDYVAVDKR; encoded by the coding sequence ATGGGCGACACGGCGAAGATCGACATCGGCGGCAAGGCGGTCGACGTGCCGGTGCTGAAGGGCACCATGGGCCCCGACGTGCTGGACATCCGCAAGGTGTACGCCGAAGCCGACGTCTTCACCTACGATCCCGGCTTCACCTCGACCGCCAGCTGCGAGAGCAAGATCACCTTCATCGACGGTGACAAGGGCGTGCTGCTGCACCGCGGCTATCCCATCGACCAACTGGCCGAACAGTCGAGCTTCCTCGAGGTCTGCTATCTGCTGCTGCACGGCGAACTGCCGAACGCGGCCCAGTTCACCGAGTTCGAGCACAACATCACCTACCACACGATGTTGCACGACCAGTTCGACCGGTTCTTCCAGGGCTTCCGCCGCGACGCCCACCCGATGGCGATCATGGTCGGCGCTGTCGGCGCTCTTTCGGCCTTCTACCACGACAGCACCAACGTCGATGATCCCGAGCAGCGGATGATCTCCGCCCATCGGATGATCGCCAAGATGCCGACCATCGCGGCCCGCGCCTTCAAGTACTTCCGCGGCCAACCCTTCGTGCATCCGCGCAACGAGCTCTCCTACGCCGAGAACTTCCTGCGCATGTGCTTCTCGGTCCCGGCCGAGGATTGGAAGGGCAACCCCGTGCTGACGCGGGCCATGGATCGGATCATGATCCTGCACGCCGACCACGAGCAGAACGCCTCGACCTCGACCGTCCGCAATGCCGGCTCCTCGGGCGCCAACCCGTTCGCCTGCGTCGCCGCCGGCATCGCCTGCCTCTGGGGCCCCGCGCACGGCGGCGCCAACGAGGAAGCGCTCAACATGCTGACCGAGATTGGCACCGTCGACCGCATCCCCGAATACGTCCAGGGCGTGAAGGACCGCCGCTATCGCCTGATGGGCTTCGGCCACCGGGTCTACAAGAACTACGACCCGCGCGCGAAGGTCATGCAGAAGACCTGCTACGAGGTCCTCAACGAGGTCGGCCACAAGGACGATCCGCTGCTGAAGGTGGCCCTCGAGCTCGAGAAGATCGCCCTGAACGACGACTACTTCGTGCAGCGCAAGCTCTACCCGAACGTCGACTTCTACTCCGGCATCACCCTGCGCGCGCTGGGCTTCCCGCCCGAGATGTTCACGGTGCTGTTCGCGGTCGCCCGCACCGTGGGCTGGATCGCCCAGTGGAAGGAGATGATCGAGGATCCGGCGCAGAAGATCAGCCGTCCGCGCCAGCTCTACACCGGCGCGCCGCAACGGGATTACGTGGCGGTCGACAAGCGCTGA
- a CDS encoding ASCH domain-containing protein → MSLAFTKRLREPIMRGDITCTVRIWRSVRVKVGGRYPLGSGQVEVTRIQHIDFADVTDEIARRSGFEHLADLLSVARHGTGENVYLIDFIYRA, encoded by the coding sequence ATGAGCCTCGCCTTCACCAAGCGCCTGCGCGAGCCGATCATGCGCGGCGACATCACCTGCACCGTGCGCATCTGGCGAAGCGTGAGGGTGAAGGTCGGCGGCCGCTACCCGCTGGGCTCCGGCCAGGTGGAGGTCACGCGCATCCAGCACATCGACTTCGCCGACGTCACAGACGAAATCGCCAGGCGCTCGGGCTTCGAGCACCTGGCGGATCTCCTGAGCGTCGCTCGCCATGGAACGGGCGAGAACGTCTATCTGATCGACTTCATCTACCGCGCGTGA
- the lpxI gene encoding UDP-2,3-diacylglucosamine diphosphatase, which translates to MKKLGLIAGGGGLPVEIAEHCERSGRPLFVIRLKGFAGTELGPFAGAEVGLAELGKCFKLLKRAGCEAVCLAGNVARPDFATLMPDLRGLKALPGAILAAGKGDDALLRFLVGEFEKEGFAVEGAHEVMEDLSLPAGPLGRHRPGEAARSDAERALEVARAIGRLDIGQAAVVCRGLVLALEAQEGTAAMLERVAGLPEAIRGAPGAPQGVLAKAPKPIQETRVDMPTIGLATVQSAAAAGLAGIVGEAGRLLVLDREAVIEAADELGLFILGVEPAP; encoded by the coding sequence GGCGGCGGCGGTCTGCCGGTCGAGATCGCCGAGCACTGCGAACGCTCGGGGCGGCCGCTGTTCGTGATCCGCCTGAAGGGCTTCGCAGGGACCGAGCTCGGGCCCTTCGCCGGCGCCGAGGTCGGGCTGGCCGAACTCGGCAAATGCTTCAAGCTCCTCAAGCGCGCCGGCTGCGAAGCAGTCTGCCTGGCCGGCAACGTGGCCCGTCCAGACTTCGCCACCCTGATGCCGGACCTGCGGGGCCTGAAGGCCCTGCCAGGCGCCATCCTGGCGGCGGGCAAGGGGGACGACGCCCTGCTGCGTTTCCTGGTCGGCGAGTTCGAGAAGGAGGGCTTCGCGGTGGAGGGCGCGCATGAGGTGATGGAAGACCTCAGCCTGCCCGCCGGCCCGCTCGGCCGGCACCGCCCCGGAGAGGCCGCGCGCTCGGACGCCGAGCGGGCGCTGGAGGTGGCGCGCGCGATCGGGCGGCTCGACATCGGCCAGGCGGCCGTGGTCTGCCGCGGCCTGGTGCTGGCGCTCGAGGCGCAGGAGGGCACGGCGGCCATGCTGGAGCGCGTGGCGGGCCTGCCGGAGGCGATCCGCGGCGCCCCAGGTGCGCCGCAGGGCGTGCTCGCGAAAGCTCCCAAGCCGATCCAGGAGACGCGTGTCGACATGCCCACCATCGGCCTGGCCACCGTGCAGTCGGCGGCCGCGGCGGGCCTGGCCGGCATCGTCGGCGAGGCGGGACGGCTTCTGGTCCTCGACCGTGAGGCGGTCATCGAGGCCGCCGACGAGCTCGGGCTCTTCATCCTCGGCGTGGAGCCGGCGCCGTGA
- the lpxB gene encoding lipid-A-disaccharide synthase, translating into MTRPLTVMLVAAEASGDDRGAGLARALKAKLGEGVRFVGVGGERMAAEGVKSPFDISELSILGLLEGLLAYPRVVKRADETAAIAAAEKPDVAVLIDSWGFTLRAAQRLRKLDPRLPLIKYVGPQVWATRPGRAKTLAQAVDHLLSIHAFDAPYFEAEGLPVTFVGNAALSIDFSKADPARLRAQIGAGAEDPILLVLPGSRPSEIARVMPAFEEAVNILKAGRPELQVVVPAAPTVAEAVKGRVAGWAHRAHVLEGEETKLDAMKAATVALACSGTVTTELALAGAPMVIGYRLGPVTYAIVKRLIRTRYVTLFNIAAQDFVAPELIQDECNGPALAREIARRLDDPELRARQTAAQYAALDKMGRGGPDPSEAAATAVLKVLEEKRGA; encoded by the coding sequence GTGACCCGGCCGCTCACCGTCATGCTCGTGGCCGCCGAGGCCTCGGGCGATGACCGGGGCGCGGGCCTCGCGCGGGCGCTGAAGGCGAAGCTGGGCGAGGGCGTGCGCTTCGTCGGCGTCGGCGGCGAGCGGATGGCCGCCGAGGGGGTGAAGAGCCCCTTCGACATCTCCGAGCTGTCGATCCTCGGCCTTCTCGAGGGCCTTCTGGCCTATCCGCGGGTGGTGAAGCGGGCCGACGAGACGGCGGCGATCGCGGCGGCCGAGAAGCCCGACGTGGCGGTACTGATCGATTCCTGGGGCTTCACGCTGCGGGCCGCCCAGCGCCTGAGGAAGCTCGATCCCAGGCTGCCGCTCATCAAGTATGTGGGGCCACAGGTCTGGGCCACGCGGCCCGGCCGGGCCAAGACCCTGGCCCAGGCGGTCGACCACCTCCTGTCGATCCACGCCTTCGACGCGCCCTATTTCGAGGCCGAGGGCCTGCCGGTGACCTTCGTCGGCAACGCCGCCCTGAGCATCGACTTCTCCAAGGCCGATCCGGCGCGGCTGCGCGCCCAGATCGGCGCCGGGGCTGAGGACCCGATCCTGCTCGTGCTGCCGGGCAGCCGGCCGAGCGAGATCGCCCGTGTCATGCCGGCCTTCGAAGAGGCGGTGAACATCCTCAAGGCCGGCCGCCCGGAGCTGCAGGTGGTGGTGCCGGCCGCCCCAACCGTCGCCGAGGCGGTGAAGGGCAGGGTGGCGGGCTGGGCGCACAGGGCGCACGTGCTGGAGGGCGAGGAGACCAAGCTCGACGCCATGAAGGCGGCGACCGTGGCGCTGGCGTGCTCAGGAACGGTGACGACCGAGCTCGCCCTGGCGGGTGCGCCGATGGTCATCGGCTACCGCCTGGGGCCGGTCACCTATGCCATCGTCAAGCGGCTGATCCGCACCCGGTACGTCACCCTGTTCAACATCGCCGCTCAGGACTTCGTGGCGCCGGAGCTGATCCAGGACGAGTGCAATGGGCCCGCGCTCGCCCGCGAGATCGCGCGTCGCCTGGACGATCCGGAACTGCGCGCCCGCCAGACCGCCGCACAATATGCGGCGCTGGACAAAATGGGACGCGGCGGCCCCGATCCCTCGGAGGCCGCCGCCACTGCAGTCTTGAAAGTCCTGGAGGAGAAGCGGGGCGCCTGA
- a CDS encoding ComEC/Rec2 family competence protein has protein sequence MPVGEGAIRVTTGRESELADIDCAGSGEAAAHDRAWAAPLSTRIRTLPSAREIATWLARQLTRQAERWSLWTPVSLGLGSGLYFTLPREPQVWLAWLGAAMVGALLLLASRWRPNRGVTAALVLAACAIGGFSAAKLRTEHVKAPLAPTKGPPVRIEGWVLDISSPGQGGRRLLIAPARIGEWPQNATPIRVRVTLKGGYTPAPGEPISLLAVVNAPPQPASPGAYDFARDAYFQSIGGVGFALGTPQSWEPDAPPPWRLRLTMRVNAIRWTLTRRIVEAMGVEEGGLAAAMTTGHDAFIPPAQVNDLRAAGLAHIISISGLHMAIVGGFVFAGVRLIIAAWPWLALRIDGKKTAAFLGLAAVLGYLVLSGSPPPAERSAITAAVAFGAILVGRQAISLHALALAAMAVLLLQPEAVTQPGFQMSFAATAALVALAEAWPQPVREISAPWWIRGLQAVRTWTVAAVAVSLVAGLATAPFAMQHFNRISTWGLVANLASEPISSLVMMPGLALGAALSPFGLGQAPLDMAGFAIALMNRIATAIAGWPYAQLTVASGPEWTLAAAFLGLLWLCLWKGPLRWLGLPFAMAVSLVPKPATPDAWIAADGSAVAVRSAGQAVLFRPDVKLFGAELWARRRGLDPSGGEALRDIGYDCDHWSCAPRAGAPVRLAAAWNLRRPLKDGRIEALCGSAEVIVLRDDFPAGICPGKLVLTGAAFAAGGSAELYRRADGSWRAVWAQSLRGRRPWTWGPDLR, from the coding sequence ATGCCGGTGGGCGAGGGGGCGATCCGGGTGACGACGGGCCGAGAGTCGGAATTAGCGGACATCGATTGTGCGGGGTCTGGGGAGGCCGCGGCGCACGATCGCGCCTGGGCCGCGCCTCTTAGCACGCGGATTCGGACCCTTCCTAGCGCTCGGGAGATCGCCACCTGGCTCGCGCGGCAGCTCACGCGCCAGGCGGAGCGCTGGAGCCTGTGGACGCCGGTCTCCCTGGGCCTGGGCTCGGGGCTCTATTTCACCCTGCCGCGCGAGCCGCAGGTCTGGCTCGCCTGGCTCGGCGCGGCGATGGTCGGCGCGCTGCTTCTGCTCGCCAGCCGTTGGCGGCCCAACCGGGGCGTCACCGCCGCGCTGGTCCTGGCGGCCTGCGCGATCGGCGGATTCTCGGCGGCCAAGCTGCGCACCGAACACGTGAAGGCTCCGCTCGCGCCGACCAAGGGGCCGCCGGTTCGGATCGAGGGCTGGGTGCTCGACATCTCGAGCCCGGGGCAGGGCGGTCGCCGGCTGCTGATCGCGCCGGCCCGGATCGGCGAGTGGCCACAGAACGCCACCCCGATCCGGGTGCGAGTGACGCTGAAGGGCGGCTACACACCCGCGCCGGGCGAGCCGATCAGCCTTCTGGCGGTCGTCAACGCCCCGCCGCAACCCGCGAGCCCCGGGGCCTACGACTTCGCCCGCGACGCCTATTTCCAGAGCATCGGCGGGGTGGGCTTCGCGCTCGGGACCCCGCAGAGTTGGGAGCCGGACGCGCCGCCGCCCTGGCGACTGCGCCTGACCATGCGCGTCAACGCCATCCGCTGGACCCTGACCCGGCGGATCGTAGAGGCCATGGGCGTGGAGGAGGGCGGCCTCGCCGCGGCCATGACGACGGGCCACGACGCCTTCATCCCGCCGGCCCAGGTGAACGATCTGCGGGCCGCGGGGCTGGCCCACATCATCTCGATCTCGGGCCTGCACATGGCCATCGTCGGCGGCTTCGTCTTCGCCGGCGTTCGCCTGATCATCGCCGCCTGGCCGTGGCTGGCCCTGCGGATCGACGGGAAGAAAACCGCCGCCTTCCTCGGCCTCGCCGCCGTGCTGGGCTATCTCGTGCTCTCGGGCTCTCCACCGCCGGCGGAGCGTTCGGCGATCACCGCGGCGGTGGCGTTCGGCGCCATCCTGGTCGGGCGGCAGGCGATCAGCCTGCACGCCCTGGCGCTGGCGGCCATGGCGGTGCTGCTGCTGCAGCCCGAAGCGGTGACCCAGCCGGGGTTCCAGATGTCCTTCGCGGCGACCGCGGCGCTGGTCGCCCTGGCTGAAGCCTGGCCGCAGCCTGTGCGGGAGATCTCCGCCCCCTGGTGGATCCGTGGCCTCCAGGCGGTCCGGACCTGGACCGTGGCGGCGGTCGCCGTAAGCCTCGTGGCCGGTCTCGCCACCGCGCCCTTCGCCATGCAGCACTTCAACCGCATCTCCACCTGGGGCCTGGTGGCGAACCTCGCCAGCGAGCCGATCTCCAGCCTCGTCATGATGCCCGGCCTGGCGTTGGGCGCGGCCCTGTCGCCCTTCGGTCTTGGCCAGGCGCCGCTCGACATGGCGGGTTTCGCCATCGCCCTCATGAACCGGATCGCCACGGCCATCGCCGGCTGGCCCTACGCCCAGTTGACGGTGGCCAGCGGGCCGGAATGGACCCTGGCGGCCGCGTTCCTCGGACTCCTCTGGCTCTGCCTGTGGAAGGGGCCGCTGCGCTGGCTCGGGCTGCCGTTCGCCATGGCGGTGTCGCTCGTGCCGAAGCCCGCCACGCCCGACGCCTGGATCGCCGCGGACGGCTCGGCGGTGGCGGTGCGCAGTGCAGGGCAGGCGGTGCTGTTCCGGCCGGACGTGAAGCTGTTCGGGGCCGAGCTCTGGGCCCGCCGGCGGGGCCTCGATCCTTCCGGCGGCGAGGCCCTGCGCGACATCGGCTACGACTGCGATCACTGGAGCTGCGCGCCCAGGGCCGGAGCGCCCGTGCGCCTCGCGGCCGCCTGGAACCTCAGACGCCCGTTGAAGGATGGCCGGATCGAGGCGCTCTGCGGCAGCGCCGAGGTGATCGTGCTGCGCGACGACTTTCCGGCAGGGATCTGTCCAGGCAAGCTGGTGCTGACCGGCGCGGCCTTCGCGGCGGGCGGCTCTGCCGAACTCTATCGCCGGGCGGACGGCTCATGGCGCGCCGTCTGGGCCCAGAGCCTCCGCGGACGGCGGCCATGGACCTGGGGCCCAGACCTCCGATGA
- the gltX gene encoding glutamate--tRNA ligase: MSANSDSRPVVTRIAPSPTGMMHIGTARTALFNWLYARHTGGKFLLRIEDTDRERSTAEAVQVIFDGLKWLGLEADEEPVFQFARADRHRAAVDALLARDAAYKDFMTPEELEAEREAARAEGRVVRSPWRDRSPNDAPDRPFVVRLKAPQEGETIVDDQVKGQVRFENRNLDDLILLRTDGTPTYNLAVVVDDHEMGVTHVIRGDDHLNNAARQTLIYQGLGWDVPVWAHLPLIHGPDGTKLSKRHGAQAVSEFADMGYLPEAMRNYLAKLGWGHGDDEIFADAQAISWFDIKDVVSAPARLDWDKLNHLNNHYIREAEPGRLTGLVSHILQSREWKLRSTDPDLLQRTIPLVRDGAKTLLELADALVFVLKQRPLEIPEKGLAMLTDEVRARLARLREDLAGATEWEVSALESRIRGFAEREGVGIGKFGPALRMVMAGGSPAPDLASTLVSLGKDESLGRLDDALSLVR, from the coding sequence ATGTCCGCTAATTCCGACTCTCGGCCCGTCGTCACCCGGATCGCCCCCTCGCCCACCGGCATGATGCACATTGGCACGGCCAGGACCGCCCTTTTCAACTGGCTTTACGCGCGCCACACCGGCGGCAAGTTCCTGCTGCGCATCGAGGACACCGATCGCGAGCGCTCCACGGCCGAAGCCGTGCAGGTGATCTTCGACGGCCTGAAGTGGCTGGGGCTCGAGGCGGACGAGGAGCCGGTGTTCCAGTTCGCCCGCGCCGACCGTCACCGCGCTGCGGTCGACGCGCTGCTCGCCCGCGACGCGGCCTACAAGGATTTCATGACGCCTGAGGAGCTCGAGGCCGAGCGCGAGGCGGCGCGCGCCGAGGGGCGCGTCGTCCGCTCGCCCTGGCGAGACCGCTCGCCCAACGACGCACCCGACCGCCCGTTCGTCGTGCGGCTCAAGGCGCCGCAGGAGGGTGAGACGATCGTCGACGACCAGGTGAAGGGTCAGGTCCGCTTCGAGAACCGGAACCTTGACGATCTGATCCTGCTGCGCACCGACGGGACGCCGACCTACAACCTCGCCGTGGTGGTCGACGACCACGAGATGGGGGTCACCCACGTGATCCGCGGCGACGACCACCTGAACAACGCCGCCCGCCAGACCCTGATCTACCAGGGCCTCGGCTGGGACGTGCCGGTCTGGGCCCACCTGCCGCTGATCCATGGCCCCGACGGGACCAAGCTCTCCAAGCGCCACGGGGCCCAGGCGGTCTCCGAGTTCGCCGACATGGGCTATCTGCCCGAGGCGATGCGCAACTACCTGGCCAAGCTCGGCTGGGGTCACGGCGACGACGAGATCTTCGCCGACGCCCAGGCGATCTCCTGGTTCGACATCAAGGACGTGGTCAGCGCCCCCGCTCGCCTCGACTGGGACAAGCTGAACCACCTCAACAACCACTATATCCGCGAGGCCGAGCCCGGGCGGCTGACCGGGCTCGTGTCGCACATCCTGCAAAGCCGCGAGTGGAAACTGCGCAGCACCGACCCGGATCTGCTGCAGCGCACCATCCCTCTCGTGCGCGATGGGGCCAAGACGCTGCTCGAACTCGCCGACGCCCTCGTCTTCGTCCTGAAGCAGCGGCCGCTGGAGATCCCCGAGAAGGGCCTCGCGATGCTGACGGACGAGGTGCGCGCGCGCCTGGCGCGCCTTCGGGAGGACCTCGCCGGGGCCACCGAATGGGAGGTTTCCGCCCTCGAGTCCCGCATCCGCGGGTTCGCGGAACGCGAAGGGGTGGGGATCGGGAAATTCGGCCCGGCGTTGCGCATGGTGATGGCCGGCGGCTCGCCTGCCCCCGATCTGGCGAGCACCTTGGTTTCGCTCGGGAAGGACGAAAGTTTAGGTCGGCTCGACGATGCCCTTTCGCTGGTGCGGTAA
- the lexA gene encoding transcriptional repressor LexA: protein MLTRKQHELLMFIHERIKETGVSPSFDEMKEALGLASKSGIHRLITALEERGFLRRLPHRARALEVTKLPTQATTAAPPKGRAPFKPQLVEAGPDAPGAANDTRDLPILGRIAAGTPIEAIQQERDRIPVPETLLGAGEHFVLEIQGDSMVGAGILDGDFVVIRRTNSAQSGEIVVALVDGEEATLKRLRKKGASIALEAANPAYETRIFGPDRVAVQGKLVGLIRRYH from the coding sequence ATGCTGACGCGCAAGCAACACGAGCTGCTCATGTTCATCCATGAGCGCATCAAGGAGACCGGCGTCTCGCCCTCTTTCGACGAGATGAAGGAGGCGCTGGGCCTGGCGTCGAAGTCCGGCATCCACCGGCTGATCACGGCGCTCGAGGAGCGCGGCTTCCTGCGCCGCCTGCCCCACCGGGCCCGGGCGCTGGAGGTGACCAAGCTGCCCACCCAGGCGACGACGGCCGCGCCACCCAAGGGGCGAGCCCCCTTCAAGCCGCAGCTTGTGGAGGCCGGGCCCGACGCTCCGGGCGCCGCGAACGACACCCGCGACCTGCCGATCCTCGGACGCATCGCCGCTGGCACGCCGATCGAGGCGATCCAGCAAGAGCGCGACCGGATTCCGGTGCCGGAGACCCTTCTGGGCGCCGGCGAGCACTTCGTCCTCGAGATCCAGGGCGACTCCATGGTCGGCGCCGGAATCCTCGACGGCGACTTCGTGGTCATCCGCCGGACCAATTCGGCCCAATCGGGCGAGATCGTCGTGGCCCTCGTCGATGGCGAAGAGGCCACCCTCAAGCGCCTGCGCAAGAAGGGCGCCTCGATCGCCCTGGAAGCGGCGAACCCCGCCTACGAGACCCGCATCTTCGGCCCCGACCGCGTGGCCGTTCAGGGCAAGCTCGTCGGCCTGATCCGCCGCTACCACTAG